A single region of the Mercenaria mercenaria strain notata chromosome 6, MADL_Memer_1, whole genome shotgun sequence genome encodes:
- the LOC128558062 gene encoding uncharacterized protein LOC128558062: MVKEHHLPVERVAKQFGIPITTLKDRIRGKTSVDVLKSGTPPLFSQEQEAFLSQHLITMAEIGFGYTRQETINLASDYAVHLGLREQDKPLSKQWFYNFLNRWPSIKVVKPRSLEMARARSATRPAIAQYFNELNKILTKYNLKDKPHCIYNIDEKGLSLEHKPPKIVTGTHYKPQAVTCGKSKTVTVIGGGNAVGNQVPPFFVFPGVRMLPGLLEGCTSGTSGTVSESGWSNTEVFTKYMTEHLEPHLPSRADGSKVLVLYDGHRSHVSLG, encoded by the exons ATGGTAAAAGAACACCATCTACCTGTGGAACGTGTTGCCAAACAGTTTGGCATACCAATTACAACATTAAAAGATAGAATAAGAGGAAAAACATCAGTAGATGTCCTTAAGTCTGGTACTCCTCCTCTATTCTCACAAGAACAGGAAGCATTTCTGAGTCAGCACCTTATTACAATGGCTGAGATTGGTTTTGGATATACCCGGCAGGAAACAATTAACTTAGCCTCAGATTATGCTGTGCATCTTGGCCTAAGAGAACAAGACAAACCTCTTTCTAAACAGTGGTTTTATAACTTTCTGAACCGATGGCCTAGCATTAAAGTTGTGAAACCTAGATCTTTGGAGATGGCAAGAGCAAGAAGTGCAACCCGCCCGGCTATTGCCCAGTACTTCAATGAACTAAACAAAATTCTCACCAAATACAACTTAAAAGATAAACCACATTGCATTTATAATATTGATGAGAAAGGTCTTTCACTTGAACATAAGCCACCAAAAATTGTCACAGGTACTCATTATAAACCACAGGCTGTTACATGTGGAAAGTCGAAAACAGTCACTGTGATTGGTGGAGGAAATGCTGTTGGAAACCAA GTGCCGCCCTTTTTCGTATTTCCTGGTGTTAGGATGCTTCCAGGTCTACTTGAAGGCTGTACTTCTGGCACGTCTGGAACAGTATCAGAATCTGGCTGGTCTAACACTGAAGTGTTCACAAAGTATATGACAGAGCATCTAGAGCCACATCTACCCTCTCGGGCTGACGGCAGTAAGGTGCTCGTATTGTATGATGGTCACAGAAGTCATGTTTCCTTGGGCTGA